In Triticum urartu cultivar G1812 chromosome 6, Tu2.1, whole genome shotgun sequence, the following proteins share a genomic window:
- the LOC125513631 gene encoding nuclear cap-binding protein subunit 2 — protein MASLFKDPSKLSVYRDRRFPGTQEEFEAALLASLTVYVGNMSFYTTEEQAYELFSRAGEIKKIIMGLDKNTKTPCGFCFVLYYSREDAEDAVKYISGTMLDDRPIRVDFDWGFEEGRQWGRGRSGGQVRDEYRTDYDPGRGGYGKMVQKELEAQRELVDYGVGFQTNAPPQFDRADRKRGYGDRNDRGDYQRRRSAPDMARRATDSDSKRDANQEPEKNPRFREKGDSDDEDDDYDKKRRR, from the exons ATGGCGTCCCTTTTCAAG GACCCGAGCAAGCTGTCGGTGTACAGGGACCGGCGGTTCCCTGGGACGCAGGAGGAGTTTGAGGCGGCGCTGCTGGCGTCGCTGACGGTGTACGTGGGGAACATGTCCTTCTACACCACGGAGGAGCAGGCCTACGAGCTGTTCTCCCGCGCCGGCGAGATAAAAAAGATCATCATGGGCCTCGACAAGAACACCAAGACCCCCTGCGGCTTCTGCTTCGTACT GTACTACTCCAGGGAAGATGCTGAAGATGCAGTAAAATATATTAGTGGCACAATGCTTGATGATCGCCCAATCCGTGTTGATTTTGATTGGGGCTTTGAAGAAGGCAGGCAATGGGGCCGTGGAAGGAGTGGTGGACAA GTCCGAGATGAGTACCGCACGGATTATGATCCTG GAAGAGGTGGCTATGGCAAGATGGTTCAGAAAGAGCTAGAAGCACAAAGAGAATtagttgactatggtgtaggttTTCAAACGAATGCTCCACCGCAGT TTGATAGAGCTGACAGGAAGAGAGGATATGGCGACCGGAATGACAGAGGAG ATTACCAACGGAGACGGTCGGCACCAGATATGGCCAGGAGAGCAACTGACTCGGATTCTAAGAGAGATGCTAATCAAGAGCCT GAAAAGAATCCCAGGTTTCGCGAGAAAGGTGATtctgatgatgaagatgatgactACGATAAGAAACGCCGGCGCTGA
- the LOC125513630 gene encoding phosphatidyl-N-methylethanolamine N-methyltransferase has protein sequence MAAALAAGVGVLLPFPFYWALWTRPQRWVDLCGPGADPCRRMAQVSHVLKALQLLALASVASFSWPPPLCALPLLAFGQYLNFKVYQLLGESGTYYGIRFGKKIPWVTEFPFGYIKDPQYVGSILSLVALLCWVPFQYVVLWCLGYVFMILVEDKEDPATRAKLLS, from the exons ATGGCGGCGGCCTTGGCGGCGGGCGTCGGCGTGCTGCTGCCGTTCCCGTTCTACTGGGCGCTGTGGACGCGCCCGCAGCGGTGGGTGGACCTGTGCGGCCCGGGCGCCGACCCGTGCCGCCGCATGGCGCAGGTCTCCCACGTCCTCAAGGCGCTCCAGCTCCTCGCCCTCGCCTCCGTCGCCTCCTTCTCCTGGCCCCCTCCTCTctgcgccctccccctcctcGCCTTCGGCCAGTACCTCAACTTCAA GGTGTACCAGCTGCTGGGCGAGTCGGGTACCTACTACGGCATCCGGTTCGGGAAGAAGATCCCGTGGGTGACGGAGTTCCCCTTCGGCTACATCAAGGACCCGCAGTATGTGGGGAGCATCCTGAGCCTCGTGGCGCTGCTGTGCTGGGTTCCCTTCCAGTATGTTGTGTTGTGGTGCCTCGGCTATGTTTTCATGATTTTGGTGGaagacaaggaagatccagcCACCCGTGCCAAGTTGCTCTCCTGA